The following nucleotide sequence is from Dialister pneumosintes.
ATTGCTACTCTAAAAATAAGAGGCATACCATTCGTAATACCACCTAAAATTCCACCATTATGATTGGATGTCATCTTTATTTTTCCATCGCCAATTTGCATAATGTCATTTTTGTTAGAACCATAACCTTGTGCCATAGCAAAACCATCACCAAATTCTACTCCTTTAACAGCAGGAATAGAAAATAAAGCATGTGACAATACACTTTCTACCGAATCAAAAAAAGGATTTCCTAAACCGACAGGTACTCCCTGTACCATACATTCTACAATACCACCGACAGAATCTTTATTTTGCATCTTTTTTTCTATTTCTTTTTTCATAGATTCTTCAACGACAGCATCTAAAACAGGAAAAGAAGATTTTGATAAACAATCTAAAACATCTTGTTTTTCTCCCAAAGGATTATATTTTTTATCACATATAGCTCCTATCTGCTGTATATGCGAGGATATGCTTATTCCTTTTTTCTTTAATAATTGTCTGGCAATGGCTCCTGCAAACACAAGAGGTGCTGTTATACGTCCGGAAAAATGTCCGCCGCCACGATAATCATTAAATCCTTTATATTTTATAAAACCCGTATAATCGGCATGTCCAGGTCGCATACTATCTTTTATTTTTTCATAAGAGGAAAAATCTGCATCTTCATTTTTTATAATAACGGTTAAAGGCGTACCTGTAGTGTGATTATTAAAATATCCACTCAGCACTTCAAAAGAATCCATTTCTTTTCTATGACTGACATACGAATAAACACCGGGAATGCGACGTTTTATTTCTTTCTTTATTTCTTCCCATTCTAAAGAAATACCGGCAGGAAGTCCATCTATAACACAACCGATAGCTTTCCCATGAGATTCACCCCATATAGTGACTTTAAATGCATTCCCTAATGTATTACCCATATATTCTCC
It contains:
- the aroC gene encoding chorismate synthase; this translates as MGNTLGNAFKVTIWGESHGKAIGCVIDGLPAGISLEWEEIKKEIKRRIPGVYSYVSHRKEMDSFEVLSGYFNNHTTGTPLTVIIKNEDADFSSYEKIKDSMRPGHADYTGFIKYKGFNDYRGGGHFSGRITAPLVFAGAIARQLLKKKGISISSHIQQIGAICDKKYNPLGEKQDVLDCLSKSSFPVLDAVVEESMKKEIEKKMQNKDSVGGIVECMVQGVPVGLGNPFFDSVESVLSHALFSIPAVKGVEFGDGFAMAQGYGSNKNDIMQIGDGKIKMTSNHNGGILGGITNGMPLIFRVAIKPTPSIGIPQSTVNIKTKENTMLTIEGRHDPCIVPRVVPVVESVASIVLLDIYKLSQFE